The region AATACCAGGTCGGCAAAGTAGATCCAGCCAATGTGCATGGTGCAAAATACTAAAGATGTGTATAACAATCCCCATCCTGCTCCGATCAACTTCATAGCATTGTTTTGAAGTATCCCGCGAAACAATAATTCCTCAGCCAAACCTGTAGATAGTAACAGGACAATGAAACCTCCCAAAAGAAGAACTGGAGTGAATTGAGGGATTAGGGGATCTGGGCGTAGTATGAAAAACTCCATTATCCCAGTGATAAATCCAGTGAGGGCTATGAAAAATTGCACCCGGTAATTGTCCCGATAGTCACCCATGAACATTCCAACATCTTTCATGGTGAGATTTTGGCGCCGCATGATAACTATTGACGCTGCAAAAAGGGGTATTGCAACAATAGGAAACCAGTAGAGGGGTTTTATCTGCATCATGGGTATGGAAAGCCCTACGATGCGTATGATGGGGATGGGCATCATGCTGCGCAGTAGGTTGGAAAAATCAGTGGACTCTACCATGGCTGCGTTAACCAGGAGTATGAATAATATGATGGTGTGTATTGATAAGCCCCAAATCTTATTGACATAGGTAGTTAAAATTTCAGCAACTATCAGACCTAAAAGGTATAAAACCAGTGTCAACTTATACTCCCAGGCAAATCTCCTGCTAAACTGCTGATCTTGTAGTCCTTCAACACTTTTCACTTTTATTTACTCCTAATTCATCTTTAAGTAGGTAACTGTAAAATTGGAAGTTTAGTTCTACTACATTATAACACTAACTATCTCGGGCAGATATAAATATCTTAACACCATAATACAATTGTTCCAAGAAAAGGAGAAACATTTATGATAACCGCCATCATACCAGCCTACAATGAGGAGAAAACCATTGGAAGTGTAGTTTTAGGCACACTAGAACATGTTTCAAAGGTTATTGTTGTAGACGACGGTAGCAGTGATAAAACCAGCCAGATAGCCAGACTAGCCGGGGCAGAAGTACTAGTGCATCCGGTTAACAAGGGAAAAGGAGCAGCACTTAAAACTGGATTTAAGGCAGTGGAGGATGCTAAGATCATCGTCACCCTAGATTCTGATGGTCAACATGACTCTGGACTGATTCCCAAACTCATCCAACCCATCCAGGATGATGAGGCAGATTTGGTTAATGGCAGCCGTTACCTTCATGGTAAAGATGATGACACCCCTTCCTACCGTAGGGTGGGACAGAATGTGTTGGATGCAGCCACCAACTTCAGTGGGGATCTAAAGATAACTGATAGTCAGAGCGGTTTCCGGGCTTTTGCCGGTCACACCATACCAGTATTTGGTTTTCACAGTTCTGGTTACACTATTGAAAGTGAAATGCTTATCGATGCTGCGAATGCTGGTTTAAGGATTAAGGAAGTTGAAATCGAAGCTATTTATGGTGAAGACGGTCATCATAAGTCTAACCCGGTTAAGCATGGTGTGGGTGTTCTTTTGCGGATCATTCGGGATATGGAGTATAACCGTCCCTTGTATTATTTCGGTGCTCCTGGTGCAGTGATGGTCTTAATTGGCATGGTACTTAGCATAATCTTTTTCAGCGAATATATAACTGATCGTTCTCCTAGCCTGTTACCCACTGCAATGGCTGCTTTGTTAACCATATTCGGTTCTTTCATAGCATTCACTGGACTTATCCTTCACAGTATCTCCAGGATGATCAAAAGAGAAATGAACAACATGTAAAAATAGGATCAATATGTAAAATCATTTTATTCATAAAAAAAAATGATTCTTTCTTTTTCTCCGACATTGAATGATTTAATCCAATTCCAATAATGTTTTATTGACTATGCTTTTATCCGATAATAATATATCTACTTGTAAAATGAGTTTAATTTTAATGAATTCATCCAATTGTAAAATGAGTTTAATTTTGATGGCTTTCCACTTGAAAAATAAGTTTAATTTTAATGGATTTATCCACTTGCAAAATGAGTTTTATTTTAATTGCTTTATCCGATTATAAAATATTTATTTTGGACATGATACTGGGGGTGGCACTTACCTTCCAAAAAAAATGTCCTTTAGATGTGAGGAAGACTTGATTATTTTCATAGATGAATACTATGATCCTATTTTTCTTCACCCTTCCTGTATTCATGTGTGAAGTGCGGGTCGTAGAGTTTGGATGGAACCACACAAGATGTACCAAGCACGTCACCCACCACAATTATGGCAGTCTTCTGAATTTTCTCCTGGTGAACCTTACCTGCAATATCTTCCAGTGTGCCCCGGACTATCTTCTCATCAGTCCAACTGGCGCGCTGCACCACCGCCACTGGAGTGTCTGGATCATACGAGCCAAGAAGTTCACCCACAACTTTATCAATCATATGCACTCCCAGGAAGATGCACATGGTGGCCTTGTGCTCTGCCAGTGACTTAATGGATTCAAGCTCCGGTTTTGGGGTTCTACCCCCGGGGCGGGTGATGATTACTGTCTGTGAAACCATGGGCAAGGTCAGTTCTGATCTAAGTGCTGCGGCTGTTGCAAATAAAGAGCTGACACCAGGGATGATCTCATAGGAAATATCTTTACCTTCAAGGTACTGGATCTGCTCACCAATAGCACCGTAGATAGCTGGGTCTCCAGTGTGCACCCTGGCCACCAACTCACCCTTCTGGACTGATTTTTCCATTATCTCCAGTATCTGGTCCAGGTTCATCTGTGCACTGTTATGGGTCACTGCCTCTTTTTTGGCGTATCTGAGAACTTCAGGGTTAACCAGGGATCCGGCATAGATTATCACATCTGCCTGGCTAATGACTTTGGAAGCTTTAACTGTTATTAACTCCGGATCTCCAGGTCCGGCTCCTATGAAAACTACTTTACCCTTCATTATATCATTCCACCATCAATGAGGAAATTACTTACTCGCATCAAATCTATCCTAGGAGTAGATTACTATCTCAATATTAATTATAATGAATAAATTAAACTCGGCCCTAATTCTAATGAGGAGATTACTATTCTATGGTGAATTTCCTTTCCTCCATTTCTATGGAACCGTAAGGACATTCGTTGATGCATATTTCACAGCATCCGCAACTGGCTGGGTCAATAACTGCTTGCTCATTCTCGTTTAATGTTACAGTGTCCAGGCCGATCTGGACTTGTGGGCAGTGTTTAATGCATTCGTGTTGGCATTCACTGGCTTCACAAGTTTCATGGTCCACCACTGCTGATTTCATTGCAAATCCCAGTGCCCGGCGTACTGTTTCTTTAACCTGGTATCCGGCTAGGTGGAGTATGGTGTCTCCCACCACTGGGTCTGTGGCCATGCTGGCATTGCAAGGATAGTTGTGTAGTTTGTTACCAGCTTCCAGTTCAACTTCATCGGCAGGTATGCCTTCAATGTGTTCTGCTATGTAGTTAGTGCTGCCGCAGGGAGCAGTTCTTTTAACTGTTACTTTCTTCACCAGTCCATCTGATTCTATTTCCATTTCTGGCTTCCCAAACTCCTGGCAAAATTCGTCAATGTACTGGTCACCCACTGGTTCCAGGGTGCAGAATGGTTTGGGGAAGACCATCTTCACTTCTGGTGCGGATTCCTCTATTTCCCGTTGCAGTCCTGGTGGTACCTGTGTTGGGTCGTGGATGGGGATTATAACTGATTTGGCACCACTTTTTTCTGCAATTATGGGCACTATCATGTTAATGTCTCCGAAAAGACCAACTGCCAGTATGAGATCTGCTTTAGGAATACTCTTGGGAATGTATCCTTCAAAATCATCAATGAACTCTGGCAAGTCTTCGGGCAGCTCTTCCAATCCAACCATGCTACTGGCCAGTCCCATTTCAGCCAAGCTGTTGACAATGCGACTGCCATACTTCCCTGAACTTATAATGTAAAGT is a window of Methanobacterium sp. DNA encoding:
- a CDS encoding CPBP family intramembrane metalloprotease, with the translated sequence MKSVEGLQDQQFSRRFAWEYKLTLVLYLLGLIVAEILTTYVNKIWGLSIHTIILFILLVNAAMVESTDFSNLLRSMMPIPIIRIVGLSIPMMQIKPLYWFPIVAIPLFAASIVIMRRQNLTMKDVGMFMGDYRDNYRVQFFIALTGFITGIMEFFILRPDPLIPQFTPVLLLGGFIVLLLSTGLAEELLFRGILQNNAMKLIGAGWGLLYTSLVFCTMHIGWIYFADLV
- a CDS encoding glycosyltransferase family 2 protein, with translation MITAIIPAYNEEKTIGSVVLGTLEHVSKVIVVDDGSSDKTSQIARLAGAEVLVHPVNKGKGAALKTGFKAVEDAKIIVTLDSDGQHDSGLIPKLIQPIQDDEADLVNGSRYLHGKDDDTPSYRRVGQNVLDAATNFSGDLKITDSQSGFRAFAGHTIPVFGFHSSGYTIESEMLIDAANAGLRIKEVEIEAIYGEDGHHKSNPVKHGVGVLLRIIRDMEYNRPLYYFGAPGAVMVLIGMVLSIIFFSEYITDRSPSLLPTAMAALLTIFGSFIAFTGLILHSISRMIKREMNNM
- the cobM gene encoding precorrin-4 C(11)-methyltransferase → MKGKVVFIGAGPGDPELITVKASKVISQADVIIYAGSLVNPEVLRYAKKEAVTHNSAQMNLDQILEIMEKSVQKGELVARVHTGDPAIYGAIGEQIQYLEGKDISYEIIPGVSSLFATAAALRSELTLPMVSQTVIITRPGGRTPKPELESIKSLAEHKATMCIFLGVHMIDKVVGELLGSYDPDTPVAVVQRASWTDEKIVRGTLEDIAGKVHQEKIQKTAIIVVGDVLGTSCVVPSKLYDPHFTHEYRKGEEK
- a CDS encoding thymidylate synthase, which codes for MKLYIISSGKYGSRIVNSLAEMGLASSMVGLEELPEDLPEFIDDFEGYIPKSIPKADLILAVGLFGDINMIVPIIAEKSGAKSVIIPIHDPTQVPPGLQREIEESAPEVKMVFPKPFCTLEPVGDQYIDEFCQEFGKPEMEIESDGLVKKVTVKRTAPCGSTNYIAEHIEGIPADEVELEAGNKLHNYPCNASMATDPVVGDTILHLAGYQVKETVRRALGFAMKSAVVDHETCEASECQHECIKHCPQVQIGLDTVTLNENEQAVIDPASCGCCEICINECPYGSIEMEERKFTIE